The Methylacidimicrobium sp. B4 genome contains a region encoding:
- a CDS encoding nickel-dependent hydrogenase large subunit codes for MSKRIVVDPITRIEGHLRIEARLDDTNTIQDAYASGTMFRGIETILQGRDPRDAGLLAMRICGVCTGVHYWTSIRAVEDAFGVRVPNNARLVRNLIAGSLYLHDHPVHFYHLHALDWVDVLSALKADPKKAVDVAYQFTDTPWNASVEHYRKVQQRLGGFAAQGRLGIFAGGYWGNPSYRFSPEENLVALSHYLDALAMQRGAAKMMAIFGGKNPHPQSIVVGGVTCVQDIENPSRISLFQTLLEEQHRFIRQAYLPDILMAAHVYREEGLAGIGSGLKSYLAYGFFDMDNEGPGRGKTLYPSGMVLGGDLSKVYDFDPAKVTEDLLHSWYQGSDGLHPYVGLTHPAFSGLRKEGEIAYLDTEGKYSWIKAPTYDGHRVETGPLARLIVGYARGDARIREAVDGMLQRGGLPTTVLFSTLGRTAARAIETDLIAEALAGWAQELAKNTAAGDLLTWTPFDFAKVSREAQGCGLSEAPRGALGHWVKIREGKIENYQAVVPTTWNASPRDRQGRRGAYEEALLGTRLANADQPLEILRTIHSFDPCLACSVHLVDFRGRDLGTWRVL; via the coding sequence ATGAGCAAGCGCATCGTCGTCGACCCGATCACCCGCATTGAAGGCCACCTCCGGATCGAGGCGCGGCTCGACGACACCAACACGATCCAGGATGCCTACGCCTCGGGAACGATGTTCCGCGGGATCGAGACGATTCTCCAGGGCCGCGATCCCCGGGATGCCGGGCTCCTGGCGATGCGGATCTGCGGCGTCTGCACCGGGGTCCACTACTGGACGAGCATCCGAGCGGTCGAGGACGCCTTCGGAGTCCGCGTCCCGAACAACGCCCGGCTGGTCCGCAACCTGATCGCGGGCTCCCTCTACCTCCACGACCATCCGGTCCACTTCTACCATCTCCATGCGCTCGACTGGGTCGATGTCTTGTCGGCCCTCAAGGCCGATCCGAAGAAGGCGGTCGATGTCGCCTACCAGTTCACCGACACGCCCTGGAACGCGAGCGTCGAGCACTACCGGAAGGTGCAGCAGCGGCTCGGTGGCTTTGCCGCGCAAGGGCGCCTGGGGATCTTTGCCGGCGGCTACTGGGGCAATCCGAGCTACCGCTTCTCGCCCGAGGAGAATCTCGTCGCCCTCTCCCACTATCTCGATGCGCTGGCGATGCAGCGGGGTGCCGCCAAGATGATGGCGATCTTCGGCGGAAAGAACCCCCACCCGCAGTCGATCGTCGTCGGCGGGGTCACCTGCGTCCAGGACATTGAGAACCCGAGCCGGATCTCCCTCTTCCAGACCCTGCTCGAGGAGCAGCACCGCTTCATTCGGCAAGCCTACCTCCCGGATATCCTGATGGCCGCCCATGTCTACCGCGAGGAGGGCCTGGCCGGTATCGGGTCGGGCCTCAAGTCCTACCTGGCCTACGGCTTCTTCGACATGGACAACGAGGGTCCCGGCCGGGGCAAGACCCTCTACCCGAGCGGGATGGTGCTGGGAGGCGATCTCTCGAAGGTCTACGATTTCGACCCGGCGAAGGTGACCGAGGATCTCCTCCACTCCTGGTACCAGGGGAGCGACGGCCTCCACCCCTACGTCGGCCTCACCCATCCCGCCTTCAGCGGCCTGCGCAAGGAAGGGGAGATCGCCTATCTCGATACCGAGGGCAAGTATAGCTGGATCAAGGCGCCGACCTACGACGGCCATCGGGTCGAGACCGGCCCCCTCGCCCGCTTGATCGTCGGCTATGCGCGAGGCGATGCGCGGATCCGGGAGGCGGTCGACGGGATGCTCCAGCGCGGAGGCCTGCCCACCACCGTCCTCTTCAGCACGCTCGGCCGGACGGCGGCGCGGGCGATCGAGACCGATCTGATTGCCGAGGCCTTGGCCGGCTGGGCGCAAGAGCTCGCGAAGAACACGGCAGCCGGGGATCTCTTGACCTGGACCCCCTTCGATTTTGCGAAGGTCTCCCGCGAGGCGCAAGGCTGCGGCCTATCCGAGGCCCCCAGGGGAGCGCTCGGCCACTGGGTCAAGATCCGTGAGGGGAAGATCGAGAACTACCAGGCGGTCGTCCCGACCACCTGGAATGCCTCCCCCCGCGATCGCCAGGGCAGAAGGGGAGCCTACGAGGAGGCGCTCCTGGGCACTCGGCTCGCCAACGCCGACCAGCCCCTGGAGATCCTCCGGACCATCCACAGCTTCGACCCCTGCCTCGCCTGCTCGGTCCACCTGGTCGACTTTCGCGGGAGAGATCTGGGTACCTGGCGGGTTCTTTGA
- a CDS encoding cytochrome b/b6 domain-containing protein: MNGEASGTIVRVTRMPKSWRIFHWVNFLAVFAAVVTGIYIARPYYQAMIAEPAVRKFVMGWNRAIHLYAAITIDVLCVVSFYLYFLSRFERPVRKLLPTREHGREFFEVLANFFTFNRRKRFDSAELDTFNAAWFTLLHLLLLFQLFTGLQLYVYSLESGLSSVGGWWPWLMHVATDWTYWAFGGRMGVRWVHHFTMYLLLAWIAFHVYYEIWRTVYWREGDIAIAFGGEKIARRLPGTAAE; the protein is encoded by the coding sequence ATGAACGGAGAAGCGAGCGGGACGATCGTCCGGGTGACCCGGATGCCGAAGAGCTGGCGGATCTTCCACTGGGTCAACTTCCTCGCGGTGTTCGCGGCGGTCGTCACGGGGATCTACATCGCCCGCCCCTACTACCAGGCGATGATCGCCGAGCCGGCGGTCCGGAAGTTCGTGATGGGATGGAATCGGGCGATCCACCTCTATGCGGCGATCACGATCGATGTCCTCTGCGTCGTCTCCTTCTACCTCTATTTCCTGAGCCGCTTCGAGCGACCGGTCCGCAAGCTCCTGCCGACCAGAGAGCATGGCCGGGAGTTCTTCGAGGTCCTGGCGAACTTCTTCACCTTCAACCGGAGGAAGCGCTTCGATTCGGCCGAGCTCGATACCTTCAACGCCGCCTGGTTCACCCTGCTCCATCTCCTCCTCCTCTTCCAGCTCTTCACCGGCCTCCAGCTCTACGTCTACAGCCTGGAGAGCGGCTTGAGCTCGGTCGGTGGCTGGTGGCCCTGGCTCATGCACGTCGCGACCGATTGGACCTACTGGGCCTTTGGCGGCCGGATGGGAGTGCGCTGGGTCCACCACTTCACGATGTACCTGCTCCTGGCCTGGATCGCCTTCCACGTCTACTATGAGATCTGGCGAACTGTCTATTGGCGCGAAGGCGACATCGCCATCGCCTTCGGTGGCGAGAAGATCGCACGCCGGCTCCCGGGAACGGCCGCCGAGTAA
- a CDS encoding hydrogenase maturation protease, with protein MARRSHAGSRERPPSNLAVIGLGNVILRDEGLGVLATWALEANYAFAPEVRFFDGGVLGLDLVSELELHAQILVLDAIASLDPPGTIYRFPGEALWKREGPARTAHEVDLLDVLKVASLLGPVPDLVLLGMVPAEVGGPALGLSPAIEKPFARFLSRVLREMRSLGIRIRKRADTSLPEILEAKMRIRRP; from the coding sequence GTGGCGAGAAGATCGCACGCCGGCTCCCGGGAACGGCCGCCGAGTAACCTGGCCGTGATCGGCTTGGGGAACGTGATCCTGCGCGACGAGGGACTGGGCGTGCTGGCCACCTGGGCTCTGGAAGCCAATTACGCCTTTGCTCCCGAAGTCCGCTTCTTCGACGGCGGGGTCCTGGGGCTCGATCTCGTCTCCGAGCTCGAGCTCCATGCGCAGATCCTCGTCCTTGATGCGATCGCGAGCCTCGACCCGCCGGGCACGATCTACCGCTTTCCGGGCGAAGCGCTCTGGAAGCGGGAAGGCCCGGCGAGAACCGCACACGAGGTCGATCTCCTCGATGTGCTCAAGGTCGCAAGCCTCCTCGGCCCGGTCCCCGACCTGGTTCTCCTCGGCATGGTCCCCGCCGAGGTCGGCGGACCCGCGCTCGGCCTCTCCCCCGCCATCGAAAAGCCCTTTGCCCGCTTCCTGAGCCGGGTGCTCCGGGAAATGCGGAGCCTCGGGATCCGCATCCGGAAAAGGGCCGACACCTCCCTCCCCGAGATCCTCGAAGCCAAGATGCGGATCCGGCGGCCATGA
- a CDS encoding TetR/AcrR family transcriptional regulator yields MKARQTVQEREGPTRSGRRVPSDRRSQLIEATITVLVEHGFEGLRTRRVAERAGVNVATLHYYFATKEKLIEGLADYLGERFRTLHAPGPPRARNPGLARLRQEFADGDFYWAKERRLLLVMQELIHRARRSPAIARILQRLLAEWRSDLEAMLRKGTEEGAFRPEIAPADGAALLATAMMGLLGAPQLFGVVFRALERALVKPEVWEQDEERKEDGLDRS; encoded by the coding sequence GTGAAGGCTCGCCAGACGGTACAGGAAAGGGAGGGACCGACGCGGTCAGGCCGGAGGGTCCCCTCCGACCGGAGGAGCCAGCTCATCGAGGCCACGATCACGGTGCTGGTCGAGCATGGCTTCGAAGGGCTTCGGACGCGGAGGGTGGCCGAGCGGGCGGGCGTCAATGTCGCCACCCTCCACTACTACTTTGCGACCAAGGAAAAGCTGATCGAGGGCCTGGCGGACTACTTGGGGGAGCGCTTTCGGACGCTTCATGCGCCGGGGCCTCCCCGGGCGCGGAACCCGGGGCTGGCTCGGCTCCGGCAGGAGTTTGCCGACGGCGACTTTTACTGGGCCAAGGAGCGGAGGCTCTTGCTCGTCATGCAGGAGCTCATCCACCGCGCCCGCCGGTCTCCGGCGATCGCCCGGATCCTCCAGCGGCTCTTGGCCGAGTGGAGAAGCGACCTCGAGGCGATGCTCCGGAAGGGGACGGAGGAGGGGGCCTTTCGCCCCGAGATTGCGCCCGCGGATGGAGCGGCGCTCCTGGCAACGGCGATGATGGGCCTTCTGGGTGCGCCTCAGCTGTTCGGAGTGGTCTTTCGGGCGCTCGAGCGGGCGCTCGTGAAGCCCGAAGTGTGGGAGCAAGACGAGGAGAGGAAAGAGGATGGCCTTGATCGTTCTTAG
- a CDS encoding methyltransferase, with protein MDARKLSLDFDVAPFLFCLDSVRGSRIVRAAVDLGVFPQLVKAAAPAERVAGALGVSVRGTRLLLDGLTALGLLGKEKGSYRLLPIAQALLVPGSPDYLGDLVQGSILDEAWDHLTEAVRKGGLAEAAEPVERQKRAEEFFPVLIRFLHVVNRTPAIAAARALGAGTGHRGLRVLDLACGSGVWSLAVADADPEARITAVDFPGVLAYTRRYGERHGLAGRYEYLPGNVQEVVLPEAHYDLAILGHILHSEGEGKSRKLLGRVAKALRPGGRIAILEFLPNRERTGPLDPVLFGLRMFLNTEEGGVFSAEEYAEWLAEVGFPKVESFEIGSHSPLLVASRGTD; from the coding sequence ATGGATGCACGCAAGCTCTCCCTCGACTTCGATGTCGCTCCCTTTCTCTTTTGCCTGGACAGCGTCCGGGGCTCGCGGATCGTGCGGGCGGCGGTCGATCTCGGCGTCTTCCCCCAGCTCGTCAAGGCGGCCGCTCCTGCGGAGCGAGTCGCCGGTGCGCTCGGGGTGAGCGTGCGTGGGACCCGTCTGCTCCTCGATGGCCTGACGGCCCTGGGGCTTCTCGGGAAGGAGAAGGGCTCCTACCGGCTCCTGCCGATCGCCCAAGCGCTCTTGGTGCCGGGAAGCCCCGATTACCTGGGCGACCTGGTCCAAGGCTCCATCCTGGACGAGGCGTGGGATCATCTCACCGAGGCGGTGAGAAAGGGAGGGCTGGCAGAGGCGGCCGAGCCGGTCGAGCGCCAGAAGCGGGCCGAGGAGTTTTTCCCGGTGCTGATCCGCTTCCTGCACGTCGTCAACCGGACTCCGGCGATTGCGGCTGCGCGGGCGCTCGGAGCGGGTACTGGCCATCGAGGACTGCGGGTGCTCGACCTGGCCTGCGGATCGGGAGTCTGGAGCCTTGCCGTCGCGGACGCCGATCCCGAGGCCAGGATTACCGCGGTCGATTTTCCCGGCGTGCTCGCCTACACCCGGCGCTATGGGGAGCGCCACGGACTGGCCGGGCGGTACGAATATCTTCCGGGTAACGTCCAGGAGGTGGTCCTGCCCGAGGCCCACTACGACCTGGCGATCCTGGGCCACATCCTTCACAGCGAGGGGGAAGGGAAGTCGCGCAAGCTCCTCGGGCGGGTGGCCAAGGCGCTGCGGCCCGGGGGGAGGATCGCAATCCTCGAGTTTCTTCCCAACCGGGAGCGGACGGGGCCGCTCGACCCGGTGCTCTTTGGGCTGCGGATGTTCCTCAACACGGAGGAGGGCGGGGTCTTCTCGGCGGAAGAGTATGCCGAGTGGCTGGCCGAGGTGGGATTCCCCAAGGTGGAATCCTTCGAGATTGGTTCCCACTCCCCGCTGCTCGTCGCCTCCCGCGGGACAGACTAG
- a CDS encoding ribulose-bisphosphate carboxylase: MAYDQSHRYSNLKLEEAKLIAEGNHVLCAYRIQPKPGHGFLATAAHVAAESSTGTNVEVSTTDDFTRGVDALVYSVDERAFGDGDGLIKIAFPLELFDRNLTDGRMMLSQFTSLIIGNNQGMADFVGLRLLDVYLPPKALTLFDGPAVNIRELWRILGRAPVDGGFLVGTIIKPKLGLRPKPFADAAYDFWLGGDFIKNDEPQGNQPFCPMREVIPLMADALRRAQDKTGEAKLFSANITADDPREIIARGEYILETFGNEANHVAFLVDGFVAGPAGVATVRRHFPSTFLHYHRAGHGAITSGVNPRGYSTFVHIKLSRLLGASGIHVGTMGYGKMEGGKEDRDIAYMIEQDSADGPYFHQEWHGMRATTPIISGGMNAVRAPGFFDNLGHGNLIMTAGGGCYGHVDGPAAGARSLRQSYECWKAKADPLEWAQSHREFARAFESFPHDADALYPQWRKVLKVG; this comes from the coding sequence ATGGCTTATGATCAGTCTCACCGCTACAGCAATTTGAAGCTGGAGGAAGCGAAGCTCATTGCCGAGGGCAACCATGTCCTCTGCGCCTACCGGATCCAGCCGAAACCCGGCCACGGCTTCCTGGCGACGGCGGCGCACGTCGCTGCGGAATCTTCCACAGGAACCAATGTGGAGGTGAGCACGACCGACGACTTCACCCGTGGCGTCGATGCCCTGGTCTACTCGGTCGATGAGCGGGCCTTCGGTGATGGCGACGGCTTGATCAAGATTGCCTTTCCGCTGGAGCTCTTCGATCGCAACCTCACCGATGGACGCATGATGCTCTCCCAGTTCACGAGCCTCATCATCGGCAACAACCAGGGCATGGCCGACTTCGTCGGCTTGCGTCTTCTCGATGTCTACCTGCCTCCCAAGGCCTTGACTCTTTTCGACGGCCCGGCCGTCAACATCCGAGAGCTCTGGCGCATCCTCGGCCGGGCTCCCGTCGACGGCGGCTTCCTGGTGGGTACGATCATCAAGCCCAAGCTGGGCCTGCGTCCCAAGCCCTTTGCCGATGCCGCCTACGACTTTTGGCTGGGCGGGGATTTCATCAAGAATGACGAGCCCCAGGGCAATCAGCCCTTCTGTCCGATGCGGGAGGTCATTCCCCTCATGGCCGACGCCCTGCGCCGCGCCCAGGACAAGACGGGCGAGGCCAAGCTCTTCTCGGCCAACATCACGGCGGATGATCCCCGGGAAATCATCGCCCGCGGGGAGTATATCCTCGAGACTTTCGGCAACGAGGCCAATCACGTGGCCTTCCTGGTCGATGGCTTTGTCGCCGGACCGGCCGGTGTCGCCACGGTCCGCCGGCACTTCCCGAGCACCTTCCTGCATTACCACCGGGCCGGCCACGGAGCCATCACCTCGGGGGTCAACCCTCGCGGCTATTCGACCTTCGTCCACATCAAGCTCTCCCGGCTCCTCGGTGCATCGGGCATCCACGTCGGCACCATGGGCTACGGCAAGATGGAAGGGGGCAAGGAAGACCGCGACATCGCCTACATGATCGAGCAGGACAGCGCAGATGGTCCCTATTTCCATCAGGAGTGGCATGGCATGAGGGCGACGACCCCGATCATCTCCGGTGGAATGAACGCGGTCCGGGCCCCGGGCTTCTTTGATAACCTGGGCCACGGCAATCTCATCATGACGGCGGGTGGCGGCTGCTATGGGCATGTCGACGGTCCGGCTGCCGGAGCCAGGTCCTTGCGGCAATCCTACGAGTGCTGGAAGGCCAAGGCCGACCCGCTGGAGTGGGCCCAGTCCCATCGGGAGTTTGCCCGGGCCTTCGAGAGCTTTCCTCACGACGCCGATGCCCTCTACCCGCAGTGGCGCAAGGTGCTCAAGGTTGGTTGA
- a CDS encoding glucosidase has translation MSREEQRLREAAEGIAPWRLWGPYLSDRQWGTVREDYSPNGDAWSFFPHDHARSRAYRWGEDGLGGICDEGCRLCFALALWNGVDPILKERLFGLSNTEGNHGEDVKEYYFPLEATPTHSYLKFLYKYPQRAFPYDDLLAENRGRKADLHLPEYELLDTGIFDDGAYFDVWLEYAKEGPTDMAIRIRVTNRSPASAHLHVLPTLWFRNTWSWNPGSRKPMLRAGGPSDAASGWIAAEHPELDPMRLYHPSAPELLFVENETNRRRFGWGENTTPYPKDGIHDSLIHGLPTVNPLREGTKAAVHYPLFLGPGESREILLRLSSRCFPAEEWSRDLEAILARGLSEAEEFYARKQVPGQSEELHRIERQAFAGLLWNKQFYHYVVSQWLEGDRAFPPPPASRYRLPNARWRHFYAHEVLTMPDKWEFPWFASWDLCFQAVVLAMVDPEDAKKQLLLLASEWYMHPDGQIPACEWSFSEVNPPLHAWAAWRIYEIERKNTGKGDRAFLVRIFHRCLLFYTWWLNRKDADGNDLFQGGFLGLDNIGLFDRSAVPPGSTMYQVDASSWMGLFTINMMEIAIELAREDPAFEGIVTEFFLHFGNIAAALNHVCSLPEALRERLWDPEDHFYYDVLRLPSGRFLPLKARSLQGIMPVFAVGSVPKSLFQAQDGRVRERIRWFLRTHPALEKEIVPLHATTPSGDKEGGREAGEILLSLVSKEQLRSLLRVMLDEREFLSPFGIRSVSKFHEDHPLELRIDGRLYRLDYAPGASLLHRFGGNSNWRGPIWFPINFLLIESLQKYHHYYGEEFRVECPTGTGRLMNLWEVSQEISRRLVSIFTRDGNGRRPVFGNWPIFGEDPAWTDCPLFFEYFHGDTGAGLGASHQAGWTALVAKLIHQLGEYPEPAPSSSRLP, from the coding sequence ATGAGTCGGGAAGAGCAGAGGCTGCGGGAGGCGGCTGAGGGGATTGCCCCCTGGCGCCTGTGGGGACCCTACCTGAGCGACCGGCAGTGGGGGACGGTACGAGAGGACTACAGCCCGAATGGGGATGCGTGGTCCTTCTTCCCCCACGATCATGCCCGCTCCCGGGCCTACCGGTGGGGGGAGGACGGCCTGGGGGGGATCTGCGACGAGGGCTGCCGCCTCTGCTTCGCCCTGGCGCTCTGGAACGGGGTCGATCCGATCCTCAAGGAGCGCCTCTTCGGCTTGAGCAACACCGAGGGGAATCATGGGGAGGATGTCAAGGAGTACTACTTTCCGCTGGAGGCCACGCCGACCCACAGCTACCTCAAGTTCCTCTACAAGTATCCGCAGCGGGCGTTCCCCTATGACGACCTCCTTGCGGAGAACCGGGGGCGCAAGGCCGACCTCCACCTTCCGGAGTACGAGCTGCTGGACACCGGGATCTTCGACGATGGAGCCTATTTTGATGTCTGGCTCGAATATGCGAAGGAGGGGCCGACCGATATGGCGATTCGGATCCGGGTGACGAACCGGAGTCCCGCCTCGGCGCACCTGCACGTCCTTCCCACGCTCTGGTTCCGCAACACCTGGTCCTGGAACCCGGGATCGCGGAAGCCGATGCTGCGCGCGGGTGGACCTTCCGATGCCGCCTCCGGGTGGATCGCGGCGGAGCATCCCGAGCTCGACCCGATGAGGCTCTATCATCCCTCCGCCCCGGAGCTGCTCTTCGTCGAGAACGAGACCAACCGGCGGCGGTTCGGGTGGGGAGAGAACACGACCCCCTATCCCAAGGATGGGATCCACGACTCCCTGATCCACGGGCTTCCGACAGTCAACCCGCTCCGGGAGGGAACCAAGGCGGCGGTCCACTACCCCCTCTTCCTCGGGCCTGGGGAGAGCCGGGAGATCCTGCTGCGGCTCTCGAGCCGGTGCTTTCCCGCGGAGGAGTGGAGCCGGGATCTGGAAGCGATCCTTGCGCGCGGCCTCTCCGAGGCCGAAGAGTTTTACGCGCGGAAGCAAGTGCCCGGGCAATCCGAGGAGCTGCACCGGATCGAGCGGCAGGCGTTCGCGGGCCTGCTCTGGAACAAGCAGTTCTACCACTATGTGGTCTCGCAATGGCTCGAAGGGGATCGGGCCTTTCCGCCCCCTCCCGCCTCCCGCTATCGGCTGCCCAACGCCCGCTGGCGCCATTTCTACGCCCATGAGGTCCTGACGATGCCAGACAAGTGGGAGTTTCCCTGGTTTGCGAGCTGGGATCTCTGCTTTCAGGCGGTGGTGCTCGCGATGGTCGATCCGGAGGATGCCAAGAAGCAGCTCCTTCTGCTGGCGAGCGAGTGGTACATGCACCCGGACGGCCAGATCCCCGCCTGCGAGTGGTCCTTTTCCGAGGTCAACCCGCCGCTCCATGCCTGGGCCGCCTGGCGGATCTACGAGATCGAGCGGAAGAACACCGGCAAGGGGGACCGGGCCTTCCTCGTCCGGATCTTCCATCGCTGCCTTCTTTTTTATACATGGTGGCTCAATCGGAAGGATGCGGATGGCAACGATCTCTTCCAGGGAGGATTCCTCGGCCTCGACAACATCGGGCTCTTCGATCGGAGCGCGGTCCCGCCCGGCTCGACCATGTACCAGGTCGACGCCTCGAGCTGGATGGGGCTGTTCACGATCAACATGATGGAGATCGCCATCGAGCTCGCCCGCGAGGACCCGGCCTTCGAGGGCATCGTAACCGAGTTCTTCCTCCACTTCGGCAACATCGCCGCGGCGCTCAACCATGTCTGCTCCCTGCCGGAGGCGCTCCGCGAGCGGCTCTGGGATCCGGAGGACCACTTCTACTACGACGTCCTCCGGCTCCCGTCGGGTCGCTTTCTTCCCCTCAAGGCCCGCTCCCTCCAGGGGATCATGCCGGTCTTCGCGGTGGGGTCGGTGCCCAAGAGCCTCTTCCAGGCCCAGGATGGCCGCGTCCGGGAGCGGATCCGCTGGTTTCTTCGCACGCATCCCGCACTCGAGAAGGAGATCGTCCCGCTCCACGCGACGACCCCTTCCGGGGACAAGGAGGGAGGGCGGGAGGCCGGCGAGATCCTCCTCTCGCTCGTGAGCAAGGAGCAGCTCCGTTCGCTGCTCCGGGTGATGCTCGATGAGCGGGAGTTCCTGAGCCCTTTCGGGATCCGCTCGGTGTCAAAGTTCCACGAGGACCATCCCCTCGAGCTGCGGATCGACGGGAGGCTCTATCGGCTGGACTATGCTCCGGGAGCATCCCTTCTCCACCGGTTTGGCGGCAACTCGAACTGGCGGGGCCCGATCTGGTTCCCCATCAACTTCCTCTTGATCGAGTCGCTCCAGAAATACCACCACTACTACGGGGAGGAGTTCCGGGTCGAATGCCCGACGGGCACGGGTCGCCTCATGAACCTCTGGGAGGTCTCCCAGGAGATCAGCCGAAGGCTGGTCTCGATCTTTACGCGAGATGGGAACGGCAGGCGCCCGGTCTTCGGCAACTGGCCGATCTTTGGGGAAGATCCCGCCTGGACCGACTGCCCGCTCTTCTTCGAGTATTTCCACGGCGACACCGGAGCGGGACTGGGTGCATCCCACCAGGCCGGATGGACCGCGCTGGTCGCCAAGCTGATCCACCAGCTCGGCGAATATCCGGAGCCCGCTCCTTCCTCGTCCCGGTTGCCGTAG
- a CDS encoding ROK family protein — MSKKKESQPEKTLVLDVGGHHVKVYASGHPSPLEIPTGPEFTPAMLVREVRRLTPDGSYSRVAIGYPGPVCEGRPAEEPRHLGPGWTSFDFEKGFGLPVRIVNDAAMQALGSYRGGDMLFLGLGTGLGSALIIEGVLQPLQLEAVPYRKGRTVEDYVGEAGLERLGHRKWRAHVRSVVSLLRYIVQADYVVLGGGNSRLLKKLPPHCFPGENSLAFPGGLRLWEGMPRELCGKKIEPPGGEPRTAAP, encoded by the coding sequence TTGTCGAAGAAAAAGGAGAGCCAGCCGGAGAAGACGCTCGTTCTCGACGTGGGCGGCCATCATGTCAAGGTCTATGCCTCGGGCCATCCCTCTCCCCTGGAGATTCCGACCGGGCCCGAGTTCACGCCGGCGATGCTGGTGCGCGAGGTGCGCCGGCTCACCCCGGATGGAAGCTACTCCCGTGTGGCGATCGGCTACCCGGGTCCCGTCTGCGAGGGGAGGCCGGCGGAGGAGCCTCGCCACCTCGGCCCCGGCTGGACCTCGTTCGATTTCGAGAAGGGCTTTGGGCTTCCGGTCCGGATCGTCAACGACGCCGCGATGCAGGCCCTGGGGAGCTACCGGGGTGGGGACATGCTCTTCTTGGGCTTGGGCACGGGCCTGGGCTCGGCCTTGATCATCGAAGGAGTGCTCCAACCGCTTCAGCTCGAGGCGGTGCCTTATCGCAAGGGGAGAACGGTCGAGGACTATGTGGGGGAGGCGGGCCTCGAGCGGCTCGGCCACCGGAAATGGCGCGCCCACGTCCGCTCTGTGGTGAGCTTGCTCCGCTACATCGTGCAGGCGGACTACGTGGTCCTGGGGGGAGGGAATAGCCGGCTGCTCAAGAAGCTTCCTCCGCACTGCTTCCCGGGCGAGAACTCGCTCGCCTTTCCGGGCGGCCTTCGCCTCTGGGAGGGGATGCCCAGGGAGCTGTGCGGGAAGAAGATAGAGCCACCGGGAGGCGAACCCCGCACCGCGGCGCCATGA